In a genomic window of Suricata suricatta isolate VVHF042 chromosome 12, meerkat_22Aug2017_6uvM2_HiC, whole genome shotgun sequence:
- the PCK1 gene encoding phosphoenolpyruvate carboxykinase, cytosolic [GTP], translating to MPPQLPSSLNFSAKVIQGSLDSLPQAVRAFVESSAELCQPDHIHICDGSDGENRKLLDQMEAQGMIKRLRKYHNCWLALTDPRDVARIESKTVIITQEQRDTVPIPKTGPSQLGRWMSEEDFEKAFNARFPGCMKGRTMYVVPFSMGPLGSPLSKFGIELTDSPYVVASMRIMTRMGTPVLEALGAGEFVKCLHSVGCPLPLKKPLVNNWPCNPELTLIAHLPNRREIISFGSGYGGNSLLGKKCFALRIASRLAKEEGWLAEHMLILGITNPKGQKKYFAAAFPSACGKTNLAMMNPSLPGWKIECVGDDIAWMKFDQQGNLRAINPENGFFGVAPGTSVKTNPNAIKTIQKNTIFTNVAETSDGGVYWEGIDQPLAPGVKLTSWKNSEWAPQDGETCAHPNSRFCTPASQCPIIDPAWESPEGVPIEGIIFGGRRPAGVPLVYEALSWQHGVFVGAAMRSEATAAAEHKGKVIMHDPFAMRPFFGYNFGKYLAHWLSMAQRPAAKLPKIFHVNWFRKDQEGRFLWPGFGENSRVLEWMFNRVNGEAAAKLTPIGYVPEEGALNLKGLGDVNTKELFDISKDFWEKEVEDIQKYLEEQVNTDLPYEIEREVLALKERISHM from the exons ATGCCTCCTCAGCTCCCGAGCAGCCTCAACTTCTCAGCCAAAGTCATCCAGGGCTCCCTGGACAGCCTGCCCCAGGCCGTGCGAGCCTTCGTGGAGAGCAGCGCCGAGCTGTGCCAGCCGGACCACATCCACATCTGCGATGGCTCGGACGGCGAGAACCGGAAGCTGCTGGACCAAATGGAGGCCCAGGGGATGATCAAGAGGCTGCGGAAGTATCACAACTG cTGGCTGGCTCTCACTGACCCCAGGGACGTGGCCAGAATTGAAAGCAAGACGGTCATCATTACCCAAGAGCAGAGAGACACCGTGCCAATCCCCAAGACTGGCCCCAGCCAACTAGGTCGCTGGATGTCCGAGGAGGACTTTGAGAAAGCGTTCAACGCCCGGTTCCCGGGGTGCATGAAAG GTCGCACCATGTACGTGGTCCCGTTCAGCATGGGGCCGCTGGGCTCACCTCTGTCGAAGTTCGGGATCGAGCTGACCGACTCGCCCTACGTGGTGGCCAGCATGCGCATCATGACGCGGATGGGCACGCCCGTCCTGGAAGCGCTGGGCGCCGGGGAATTCGTCAAGTGCCTGCATTCCGTGGGATGCCCTCTGCCTCTGAAAA AGCCTTTGGTGAACAACTGGCCTTGTAACCCGGAGCTGACCCTCATCGCCCACCTGCCCAACCGCAGGGAAATCATCTCCTTCGGGAGTGGGTACGGCGGGAACTCGCTCCTTGGGAAGAAGTGCTTTGCCCTCCGGATAGCCAGCCGGCTGGCTAAGGAAGAGGGGTGGCTGGCGGAGCACATGCTG ATCCTGGGCATAACCAACCCCAAGGGCCAGAAGAAGTACTTCGCGGCAGCCTTTCCCAGTGCCTGTGGGAAGACCAACCTGGCCATGATGAACCCCAGCCTCCCCGGGTGGAAAATAGAGTGTGTGGGAGATGACATCGCCTGGATGAAATTTGACCAACAAG GTAACTTAAGGGCCATCAACCCAGAAAATGGCTTTTTTGGGGTTGCTCCTGGGACCTCTGTGAAGACCAACCCCAACGCCATCAAGACCATCCAGAAGAACACCATCTTCACTAACGTGGCCGAGACCAGTGATGGCGGCGTCTACTGGGAAGGCATCGACCAGCCGCTGGCCCCAGGCGTCAAGCTGACCTCGTGGAAGAACAGTGAATGGGCCCCCCAGGACG GGGAAACTTGTGCCCATCCCAACTCACGCTTCTGCACGCCTGCCAGCCAGTGCCCCATCATCGACCCTGCCTGGGAGTCTCCAGAAGGGGTGCCCATCGAGGGCATCATCTTCGGAGGCCGCCGACCCGCCG GTGTCCCTCTGGTCTATGAAGCTCTCAGCTGGCAGCACGGAGTGTTTGTGGGAGCAGCTATGCGGTCGGAGGCCACCGCGGCGGCGGAACACAAAG GCAAGGTAATCATGCACGACCCCTTTGCCATGCGGCCTTTCTTTGGCTACAACTTTGGCAAATACCTGGCCCACTGGCTCAGCATGGCCCAGCGCCCGGCAGCCAAGCTGCCCAAGATCTTCCATGTCAACTGGTTCCGGAAAGACCAGGAAGGCAGATTCCTCTGGCCTGGCTTTGGCGAGAATTCCAGGGTGCTGGAATGGATGTTCAACCGGGTCAATGGGGAAGCCGCCGCCAAGCTCACGCCCATAGGCTACGTCCCTGAGGAGGGTGCCCTGAACCTGAAGGGCCTAGGGGACGTCAACACGAAGGAGCTCTTCGACATCTCCAAGGACTTCtgggagaaggaggtggaggacATCCAGAAGTACTTGGAGGAGCAGGTGAACACCGACCTCCCCTACGAAATCGAGAGGGAGGTCCTTGCCCTGAAGGAAAGAATCAGCCACATGTAA